In Oryza glaberrima chromosome 8, OglaRS2, whole genome shotgun sequence, the following are encoded in one genomic region:
- the LOC127782732 gene encoding E3 ubiquitin-protein ligase SIRP1-like, whose translation MSASSPPPPPAPADAEAVPLFYCYECESTVSLPPPPPPPSRPLFCPRCRGEFLEEENPNPPPEPEEEEEVSSPPPPPPPPPGFLSDSSSDDEEGGDLDLGMGGMDAAAARAYLSRLVHHHLYDDEPIDVAAAAVSLLQRSGLHQGGGGGESAPAAAGSIAALPTVEVSEPATACAICKDDLPLAAPARRLPCGHLYHSECIVQWLEMRNSCPVCRSRLPSDEPQDAAAPSDPGPAPMRITIRLSTNRRRVRTSSDAAPPVAASPTQLAQAVTGEGGGGPANSTETVSSEWPPPSESDAVMSDAREGQRFFD comes from the coding sequence ATGTCCGcgtcttcccctcctcctcctcctgcccccGCCGACGCGGAGGCGGTTCCGCTCTTCTACTGCTACGAGTGCGAGTCCACCGTGTCGCTgcccccgcctcccccgccgccgtcccgcccgCTCTTCTGCCCGCGCTGCCGCGGCGAGTTCCTCGAGGAGGAGAACCCTAACCCTCctccggagccggaggaggaggaggaggtgtcgtcccctcccccgcccccgcctcctccccccgGCTTCCTCTCCGACTCCTCCTCCGATGACGAGGAGGGCGGGGACCTCGACCTCGGGATGGGGGgcatggacgccgccgccgcccgcgcctacCTCAGCCGCCtcgtccaccaccacctctaCGACGACGAGCCCATCGAtgtcgcggccgccgcggtgTCCCTGCTGCAGCGGAGCGGCCTCcaccagggcggcggcggcggcgagagcgccccggccgccgccggttcCATCGCCGCGCTGCCCACGGTCGAGGTGTCCGAGCCCGCCACGGCCTGCGCCATCTGCAAGGACGACCTCCCCCTCGCTGCCCCCGCCCGGAGGCTCCCCTGCGGCCACCTCTACCACTCCGAATGCATCGTGCAGTGGCTGGAGATGCGCAACTCCTGCCCCGTCTGCCGCTCCCGCCTCCCGTCCGACGAGCCccaggacgcggcggcgccgtctgACCCGGGCCCCGCGCCCATGCGGATCACGATCAGGCTCAGCACCAACCGACGACGCGTCCGCACCAGCAGCGATGCGGCTCCGCCCGTCGCGGCGTCGCCCACCCAGCTCGCGCAGGCCGTGACCGGGGAAGGAGGTGGTGGACCTGCGAATAGCACGGAGACTGTGTCGTCTGAGTGGCCACCGCCCTCTGAGTCCGATGCCGTCATGTCAGACGCCCGTGAGGGCCAGAGATTCTTCGATTGA